The stretch of DNA GATTGCCGGATGCGTTAATGCCGGAACTGGGAGGGGTAGGGACTGAACGGAATGGAACAGGCGGTTAGCGACTCCGCTAACCGCCTGATAATTTTGGTAGGCCGGACGGGATTTGAACCCGTGACTTCCACCGTGTGAGGATGGCAATCACACAAGACCTTAAAAACATTACTATAACAATAAGATACAAAGCACAAAAAGCACGATAGCCTACAAATAGCCTACATTTTCTCATGGCTTGAGCTCGTGGCGACCGGTCCATAGAGGGATGGTCACGACCTTTTTGCCTCAAGCAATGCCCCCAGGCTTTCCATGGCCGACTCGGACTGCTCTTGGTCCAGATGGCTGTACCGGAGGAACACGGCCAGGGTCTTGTGGCCTGTTGGCGGTCATGACGACAGAGCGGCGCGAGGGGCGCAAAAACTCTGGGACTTAGACTCCTAATTTGACCTGTTATATGCCAAGCTCATCGCGCTATAATCTTCGTGGTCTCTAGGGGGAATAGCGCTTCGACCACCGGTACCCGCCAGTCGAAAAAGAGCTGATGATTACCCAGGCCGCAATAGCAGTAATGGGCACCCTTGACTCCAAGGGTGATGAACATCTTTTTTTAAAGGAGGGCATCGAGCGGAGGGGTTATCGGGCGCTGACCATCAATGTGGGCACCCGCACCGCTCCGGCCTTTACCCCGGACCTGGACCTGCGACCCACTCGGGTGGAAAGCAGGGACCAGGCCATAGCCGCCACTATCCAGCGGGCCCGCCATGCCCTGGCCGAGCTTTTCGCTCGGGGCCATATCCGCGGCGTCATCTCCGCCGGCGGGGGCAGCGGCACCCACTTGGTCACCAGCGTCATGAAGGTGCTGCCCCTGGGGGTGCCCAAGGTGATGGTGTCCACCGTGGCCGCCCATGACATGGCCCAGGTGGTGGGCACCAAAGACATCACCATGATGCACAGCGTGGGCGACCTGCTGGGGGTCAACTCCCTCACCGGTCTGATCCTGGACCGGGCCGCGGGCGCCATCTGCGGCATGGTGGCCCGGGATTGGCAGGGGACGGCGGGCAAACGGCGCATCGGCTTGAGCATGTTCGGGTTCATCACCCCAGCGGCCGAGGCAGTCAAGGAACGGCTGGAAGCCCATGGTTACGAGGTAATCGCCTTTCACGCCAACGGCATCGGCGGTTTGGCCCTGGAGGAGTTGGCCGCCGAGGGCCGCTTCGACGCCATCCTGGACCTGGCGCCCCACGAATTGGCCGACACCCTCAAGGACGGCTACTGCAGGCTCATCGGCCCGGGCCGTCTGGAGCCCTGCCCTGGGAACGGCATTCCTCGCCTAGTGGTGCCCGGCGGCCTGGACTGCGCGGTGCTGGAGTTCACCCGCGACACGGTGCCCCCTGAATACGCCCACCGCAAGATATTTTTTTATGACTTCCGCTCGGCGGTGCGTTTGAGCCGGGAGGAAACTCTCTTTCTGGCCAAGCAACTGGGAGACAAGCTCAACCGCGCCGTTTCACCGATCAAGGTGCTCATCCCCTTGGGAGGATGGTCCGCGGCCGATGGTTCCGGCGCTCCCTTGCACGACTCGGCTTTGAGCCGTGCCTTTATCGACCAATTGCGCGGAGATCTGCGTCCGGAGATCGCGGTGGAAGAGGTGGAGCATCACATCAACGACCCCGCCTTTGCCGCCGTGGCGGCGCTGGCCATGATCGGAATGCTCTAGCCCTTTAGTCATCAGGGGATATTTTTTTCACTGGCCGCAAGTGAACGGCGGACCCGCCCTGGGGCGGATCCGCCGTGATTGTCTAGTTAAAGTTTCCGGGTCGCTTACTCGAATCCCAGCTCCGACCAGCGCGCTTCGACCTTCTTGACCACATCGGGGTCGAGCGCGATGGGGATGGGCTTGTCCTTCCAGTCATAGGGTATGGTGGCGTCCAGCAGCAGGCGGCCGGTGATGTCGCGGGTGCTGATGGGCAGCGAGGGGTCCAGAGGAGTGGAGCGTCCCCGCTTGATGACCTGGCTCCGATTGGGCTGGAAACGGAAGGCCAGGGCGTACATGACCCGGGGGATGTCCCAGGGGTCGATGTCCTCGTCCACCACGATGACGGTCTTGAGGCCGTAGGCCCCCATCTCCGTGGAGATGGCCGCGGTGAGCACCTGGTCGGCGTGGCCGGGGTACATCTGCTTGACCGAGATGATGGCCAAAAAGCGGCCCGAGCCTTCGGGCGGGCAGTAGACCGAACGGATGCCGGGTATCTTCATGGCCTTGAGCTGCTGCCACAGGGTGGCCCCATAGGACAGGGCCATGGTCATGTGGGTGTCGGTGACCGCCCGCCCCACGGTGGTTCCCCACATGATGGGGTTGTCGCGGTGGGTGATGCATTTGACGTCGATGAAGTTGCGCGGATCGGTGCCCACCCCGGAGTAATAGCCGGTGTACTCGCCGAAGGGCCCTTCCTCCATGAACTTCTCGGCGTCGACCTCTCCCTCCACCACGATCTCGGCATGCGCCGGGATGGGCAGGTCCACCGTTTCACCAGGCACCACCTCCACCGCCTGGCCCCTTATGGCGCCGGCCACGTCGTACTCGCTGGTGAAGGCCGAGAGGCGGGCCGCTCCCAATATGAACAGCAAGGGGTCGCAGCCCACGATGGAGGCCACGGGCATGGGCTTGCCCAGGGCCTGGTACTTCTTGAGCATTATGTCGGCGTGCTTGCCCTTGATGAACTGGGTGCCCAGCTTGTCCTTGCCCAACAGCTGGGAGCGGTAGGTGCCCAGGTTGACCCAGCCCGTCTCAGGATCCTTGGTGATGATGAAGTGGGCGGTGCCGAAGAAGCGGCCGCCGTCCAGGGGATACCACTTGGGCACCGGGAACTTGTACAGGTCGACATCGTCGCCGGTGAGGATGTTCTGCTTGCAGGGGGCCGAGTCTCGATCCACCTCCACCGGCGGCAGCAGATCATCGCCCACCTCAACCCATTTTTCCATGATTTGGACCAGGGAGGAGCTCCTGGGCATGCCCATGATCACCGCCAGCCGTTCGGCGGTGGTGCACACGCTGGTTATGACCGGGGTGTCGTAGTCCTTTACGTTTTCAAACAACAAGGCGGGGCCGCTCTTCTCCTCGTTGAGCTTGGCGATGTGGGAAAGCTCAAGGTCCCAATCCACCTCGGCTTTAATTCGGTGCAGGATGCCTTCCTGCTCACACGCGGCAATAAAATCCCTCATGTCCTTCATAGAAACTGCTCCCTCCTTGTCGCCCTCGGGCGGGTTAAACGTGCAAAAGCACCTCCCCTAATGGGGCGTTTTGTACAATCGCCTTAAATATGAGGAAGATAGGCCCGCAAAGTCAACTCATATAATATTATGCACACTATAACTATAAGTTATATTAAGGCAGTTAATTTACGCGATCGTAAGCTTGAGCTGCTCTGGTATCTGCTTAAAATACATAAAAAAATATTGCAATTCAATTTGGGAAGGCAACCGTAGTCAGCGTTGAATAGTGTTGGACATTAAATGTGAAAGCATAAATTGGATTGTTATAAGCAGGTGACGATTCGCTGGCGGGGCGGGGTGGCGCGGGCGGTTTCTGGTCTGGGATGGTTGGGAGCCAGGGTCAAGCCTGGTCCTGATAGAGCAGATTCAAGAAGGCTTTTGCCGGCCGCGACAACTCGTGGCCCTTTAGAACGGCGGTGCAGATATCCAGGCTGGGCTGCTCCCCCTGCAAGGTAAAGGTGGCTATGCGGCCGGCCCGAATCTCCGCTTCCGTCCCGGAGCGGGTCAAAAAGGAAATGCCCTGTCCCTGGGCCACCTGCTCCTTGATCACCTCGGCATTGCTGGTTTCAAACACGATGATGGGCTTCGCGCGGTGGCTCCGGTAAAGGTCGGCCACCACCTTGCGGGTGCCCGAGCCCTTTTCCCGCATGATGAAGGGTTGGGAGGCCATGGCTTTGAAGGGAACATTTTTTTGGCGGGCCAAGGGATGCTCGGGGGCCACGATGGGTATCAGCACTTCGTTGCGGAAGGATTTAAACTCCACCCGCCGCACCCGGCCCGGAGCCGCGATCACCGCCACCTCGATGTCCAGGGACCAGAGGCGCCTGGCCATCTCCCGGGAACTGCCCTCGATCAAAACAATGTTTACCAAAGGATAGTTGCTTTGGAAGCGGGCCAAAAGGGGCGGCATTATGGTGCGGGCATAGGTGCGGGCGGTGCCCAGTTTGAGGGTGCCCTTTTTGACCAATCTCATCTGTTTAATGGCCTGAGTGGCCTCCTCTTGCAGCTTGAATATCTTGCGGGCGTGGACCAGTAAAACCTCGCCCGGCTCGGTGAGCACCAACTTTTTGCCCAGGCGAGCGAAAAGCTTCACTCCTAAGTCTTCTTCCAGGTTGCGGATCTGTGCGCTGACCGCAGGCTGGGTTACGTTAAGTTTTTCCGCTGCCTGGGAGAAGTTCAGGGCCTGCGCGGCGTGGAAAAAAGTGTGTAACTGGTTCAAATTCATGGCTTGATATTAGGCCAGCCTCTAAGTAATGTCAACCTGTAAAATTAAGCGTGAAGATGTAACCACATGGAAATACATGATCTAATACAATTAGATCATAAGTTAAACTTATAAGAACAATAATTTTATTTGGCTTGATGTTTGGCAAAGCCATGAGCCATGATCATGACGTAATTCAATCCGCCATTTGAAATAGGTAAATCATGCAGCGGACGGTTGGCTCGAATATTTTCATTCTTACGCCGGCTCTTTGGTTGTTGAGTAATGGAAAGATTTTTGGCGGTTTCCCACGGTCCTAAACAAAGGGGGCACCCCTTTTTTCCGAGGCATTCTATTCAGAGGGAGATAGGGCTATGGGCGAAAGTAAATTGAAGTTTCCCGACCCGCACGAGGTAGAAAAGATTCCTGGTACCGAGGGTTGGGAGCGAATGTTCCCCTATCAGTATCCGTTCGTGACCGACGACCCGGAACGCGAACAGTACGAAAAGGGGATGTTCTGGTTTTATGACGGGCTGCATTACCCTGAGCCTATTTATCCCTTTGACATAATTTGGGACGAGGCCTGGTATCTGGCCCTGTCCCAGTTCAACACCCGAATCTTCGCCGTGCCTCCGGTATATGGCGTGGATCACCGCATCATCAACGGTTACATCTACATTTCGCCGGTGCCGGTGACCGACCCCGCCGAGATCGAGGCCCGGGTGGGCCATTTCATGGAGAGGGCCGGCTACTACTACGAGAATTGGAACAAACTCGAGGGGCAGTGGGTCAAGAAGCTCGAGGGGATCATCTCCGACCTGGAGGCCCTCAAAATCGATCCCCTGCCCGAGCTGGAAGACAAGTCGGTGGTCATGGAGGGCTTGGGCAAGTCCAAGGGCTATGACCTGCTCCATGCCTACGACAAGCTGATCGATCTGGGCCTGCTCTGCTGGCAGTACCACTTCGAGTTCTTGAACCTGGGCTACGCGGCCTACGTGACCTTCCTGGACTTCTGCCAAAAAACCTTCCCGGACGTCCCCCTGCAGCGGGTCACCCAGATGGTCTCGGGCATCGACGTGATCATGTACCGCCCGGACGAGGAGCTCAAGAAGCTGGCCCGGGCGGCGGTGGATCTAGGGGTGGATGACATCGTCAATTCCGGCAAGAAATTTGTCGAGGTAAAGGCCGAGCTGGAGAACTCGCCAAACGGCAAGGAATGGCTCCAAGCCTTCGAAAAGGCTCGCTATCCTTGGTTCTGGACCTCCACGGGCACCGGTTGGTACCACCACGACAAATCCTGGAACGACGACCTGGACATCCCCCTGGCCTCCCTGTGCATCTACGTGGACAAGGTCAAGGCGGGCAAGCCGATTGAGCGGCCCATGGACGATGTCATCAAGGAGCGCGACCGCATCACCGACGAGTACCGCGCCTTGCTGCACGACGAGGAGGCCAAGGCCGGCTTCGAACAGCTGCTGGGCACCGCCCGCACCGTGTTCCCCTATGTCGAGAACCATCTGTTCTATGTGGAGCATTGGTTCCATTCGGTGTTCTGGAACAAGATGCGCGAGGTGGCGGCCATTCTCAAGGACTACGGGTTCATCGAGGAAATTGAGGATGTCTGGTATCTCAAGCGGGCCGAGATCAAGGAGGCCTTGTGGGACGTGGTCACCGCCTGGGCCACCG from Desulfarculaceae bacterium encodes:
- a CDS encoding Tm-1-like ATP-binding domain-containing protein, which encodes MGTLDSKGDEHLFLKEGIERRGYRALTINVGTRTAPAFTPDLDLRPTRVESRDQAIAATIQRARHALAELFARGHIRGVISAGGGSGTHLVTSVMKVLPLGVPKVMVSTVAAHDMAQVVGTKDITMMHSVGDLLGVNSLTGLILDRAAGAICGMVARDWQGTAGKRRIGLSMFGFITPAAEAVKERLEAHGYEVIAFHANGIGGLALEELAAEGRFDAILDLAPHELADTLKDGYCRLIGPGRLEPCPGNGIPRLVVPGGLDCAVLEFTRDTVPPEYAHRKIFFYDFRSAVRLSREETLFLAKQLGDKLNRAVSPIKVLIPLGGWSAADGSGAPLHDSALSRAFIDQLRGDLRPEIAVEEVEHHINDPAFAAVAALAMIGML
- the ppcB gene encoding phenylphosphate carboxylase subunit beta, whose product is MKDMRDFIAACEQEGILHRIKAEVDWDLELSHIAKLNEEKSGPALLFENVKDYDTPVITSVCTTAERLAVIMGMPRSSSLVQIMEKWVEVGDDLLPPVEVDRDSAPCKQNILTGDDVDLYKFPVPKWYPLDGGRFFGTAHFIITKDPETGWVNLGTYRSQLLGKDKLGTQFIKGKHADIMLKKYQALGKPMPVASIVGCDPLLFILGAARLSAFTSEYDVAGAIRGQAVEVVPGETVDLPIPAHAEIVVEGEVDAEKFMEEGPFGEYTGYYSGVGTDPRNFIDVKCITHRDNPIMWGTTVGRAVTDTHMTMALSYGATLWQQLKAMKIPGIRSVYCPPEGSGRFLAIISVKQMYPGHADQVLTAAISTEMGAYGLKTVIVVDEDIDPWDIPRVMYALAFRFQPNRSQVIKRGRSTPLDPSLPISTRDITGRLLLDATIPYDWKDKPIPIALDPDVVKKVEARWSELGFE
- a CDS encoding LysR family transcriptional regulator, producing MNQLHTFFHAAQALNFSQAAEKLNVTQPAVSAQIRNLEEDLGVKLFARLGKKLVLTEPGEVLLVHARKIFKLQEEATQAIKQMRLVKKGTLKLGTARTYARTIMPPLLARFQSNYPLVNIVLIEGSSREMARRLWSLDIEVAVIAAPGRVRRVEFKSFRNEVLIPIVAPEHPLARQKNVPFKAMASQPFIMREKGSGTRKVVADLYRSHRAKPIIVFETSNAEVIKEQVAQGQGISFLTRSGTEAEIRAGRIATFTLQGEQPSLDICTAVLKGHELSRPAKAFLNLLYQDQA